The following proteins are co-located in the Bombus pascuorum chromosome 3, iyBomPasc1.1, whole genome shotgun sequence genome:
- the LOC132905714 gene encoding small ribosomal subunit protein uS8A yields MVRMNVLSDALKSINNAEKRGKRQVLLRPCSKVIIKFLTVMMRKGYIGEFEIVDDHRSGKVVVNLSGRLNKCGVISPRFDVPINDIEKWTNNLLPSRQFGYVVLTTSGGIMDHEEARRKHLGGKILGFFF; encoded by the exons ATGGTTCGTATGAACGTTCTTAGCGATGCTCTCAAATCCATTAACAATGCTGAAAAACGTGGAAAAAGACAGGTGCTATTAAGGCCCTGTTCAAAAGTAATCATTAAATTTCTGACTGTAATGATGAGGAAAG GATATATTggagaatttgaaattgttgaCGATCACCGCAGTGGCAAAGTTGTAGTAAATCTTAGTGGAAGACTAAACAAGTGTGGTGTAATTTCACCAAGATTTGATGTCCCAATTaatgatattgaaaaatgGACCAACAACCTGTTGCCATCTCGACAGTTTGG atatgtTGTGTTGACCACAAGTGGAGGAATTATGGATCACGAAGAAGCTAGAAGGAAGCATCTTGGAGGAAAAATACTTGggtttttcttttaa